A genomic region of Oncorhynchus mykiss isolate Arlee chromosome 2, USDA_OmykA_1.1, whole genome shotgun sequence contains the following coding sequences:
- the LOC110533769 gene encoding yrdC domain-containing protein, mitochondrial-like: MGELWLCQRTQYMGWLAWLRIPMPSKRCMTSNDVMVRNHWPFVLEKSKTFYKYCKVSVKKELIGDLLPGPVTLVLERAEVLNTDLNPFTPLVVVCIPDQAFMRRLCQMCREPLAVTSANISSHSSTVAVHDFQDLWPQLSVVVDGGPIGDKSRLGSTGKYRIIRPGCAFSSTVHVLEHKYGLSEDTG, from the exons ATGGGAGAGTTGTGGCTGTGCCAACGGACACAATATATGGGCTGGCTTGCTTGGCTCAGAATTCCAATGCCATCAAAAAGGTGTATGACATCAAATGACGTAATGGTGAGAAACCACTGGCCATTTGTGTTGGAGAAATCAAAGACATTTTACAA GTACTGTAAGGTGTCAGTCAAGAAAGAACTGATAGGGGACCTGTTGCCTGGCCCTGTCACTCTGGTTCTGGAACGAGCTGAAGTACTCAACACTGACCTCAATCCCTTCACTCCG TTAGTAGTAGTGTGCATCCCGGACCAGGCCTTTATGAGACGCCTCTGCCAGATGTGTCGGGAACCTCTTGCAGTCACCAGCGCCAACATCAGCTCACACTCCAGCACTGTGGCTGTACAT GACTTCCAGGATCTGTGGCCTCAGTTATCAGTGGTGGTGGATGGCGGACCAATAGGAGACAAGAGTCGGTTGGGGTCAACAGGCAAATACCGCATCATCAGACCTGGCTG tgcctTCTCTTCCACAGTTCATGTGCTAGAGCACAAATATGGACTGTCAGAAGACACGGGATGA